A window from Deltaproteobacteria bacterium encodes these proteins:
- a CDS encoding 4Fe-4S binding protein, whose amino-acid sequence MGEPAKKLWRIEISQKLCKGCGICVDFCPTNALKMSGQYAVISDLDACTGCQLCDLRCPDFAIQVFPQ is encoded by the coding sequence ATGGGAGAACCGGCAAAAAAACTCTGGAGGATAGAGATATCACAAAAACTATGCAAGGGATGCGGTATATGTGTGGATTTCTGTCCTACAAATGCACTCAAGATGTCAGGACAGTATGCTGTAATAAGTGATTTGGACGCATGCACAGGATGTCAACTCTGTGATTTGAGATGCCCTGATTTTGCAATTCAGGTGTTTCCACAATAA
- a CDS encoding DUF4416 family protein, which yields MSKPKEPVQAKLIASLITENIAVLKSSLAVLYGTLGNMDFISEKIKFNHTQYYEKEMGKDLFRKIISFENLILPDELSSIKVFTNSIEDRHTENGRRKINIDPGYIVMEKMILATCKNFSHRIYLSKGVYADLTLIYRGNNFVALEWTFPDYADTDMRNLLKGIRQRYILQLEKIREQAQNIE from the coding sequence ATGAGTAAACCTAAAGAGCCTGTACAGGCTAAACTGATAGCGAGTCTGATAACAGAAAACATCGCGGTATTGAAATCATCTCTTGCTGTCTTATATGGAACATTGGGCAATATGGATTTCATTAGTGAAAAAATTAAATTCAATCATACCCAATACTATGAAAAAGAGATGGGCAAAGACCTATTCAGGAAGATAATCTCTTTCGAAAATCTAATATTGCCTGATGAACTGTCTTCTATCAAGGTATTTACAAACAGTATTGAAGACAGGCATACTGAGAATGGCAGAAGGAAAATAAATATAGACCCCGGTTATATTGTGATGGAAAAGATGATTCTTGCTACCTGCAAGAACTTCTCACACCGCATATATCTTTCAAAAGGTGTATATGCAGACCTGACGCTTATATATAGGGGCAATAACTTTGTGGCACTTGAATGGACATTTCCTGACTATGCTGATACGGATATGAGAAACCTTTTAAAAGGGATAAGACAAAGATACATCTTGCAATTGGAAAAGATAAGGGAACAGGCGCAGAATATTGAGTAA
- a CDS encoding DNA-directed RNA polymerase subunit omega has protein sequence MARVTIEDCLSKVENRFVLVLMSSKRAKQLHKGNKPLIDSRDNKLVVTALREIASKKIKIR, from the coding sequence ATGGCAAGGGTAACTATTGAAGATTGTTTAAGCAAAGTAGAGAATAGATTTGTCCTTGTCCTCATGTCTTCAAAGAGGGCAAAGCAGCTACACAAGGGGAATAAACCCTTAATTGATTCAAGGGATAATAAACTTGTTGTAACAGCGCTGAGGGAAATTGCCTCTAAAAAGATAAAAATCAGGTAA
- a CDS encoding bifunctional (p)ppGpp synthetase/guanosine-3',5'-bis(diphosphate) 3'-pyrophosphohydrolase, whose translation MERAEDILERIASYNPSADLEIVKKAYIFSAKVHQGQVRISGEPYMDHPIEVASVLTHLKLDPLAIATGFLHDTVEDTHTTIEKIKEVFGEEVAALVDGVTKISKITFNSKEEKQAENFRKMIIAMSKDIRIILIKLADRLHNMRTLHALPPDRQIKIAQETLDIYAPLANRLGIGWIKTELEDLALRHINTEKYKEIEAKLAKGKIEREHYIKEVIDILEKTIKGHGLEADITGRQKHTYSILRKMENDGVDIEHIFDIIAFRIVVGSITECYHALGIIHNLWKPVPGRIKDFIAIPKPNMYQSLHTTVVGPRGDRIEIQIRTHEMHKIAEYGIAAHWRYKEGRSIPDKDDKRFAWLRQLMEWQKELKDPAEFMETVRVDLFQDEVFVFTPKGDVKEFPKDATPVDFAYSVHTDIGHRCSAAKVNGRLVPLKSTLKNGDVVEIITSSNHNPSKDWLKFVVTSKAKTNIRQWIKIEERGKSIALGKEMCEKEFKKYELDINRMLKDGTLEDTAKTHFNMNDANGLLAGIGYGKISAIQILGKILPSERLKPETEKGISKFKKVLQRIRKPASGDGIIIKGIDNVMIRFAKCCNPLPGDKIIGFVSRGRGVTIHARLCPNVMDTDPERRIEADWGKGPNVSRPARITVVCHDTKGVLADMSAVIAEKEANISSADVNTTPDKKAICTFEIQVNDLEHLNNVIKSLQQIKKVIKVQRVIS comes from the coding sequence ATGGAAAGAGCGGAAGATATCCTTGAAAGGATTGCATCTTATAATCCCTCTGCTGACCTTGAAATCGTAAAGAAGGCATATATATTTTCTGCAAAGGTACATCAGGGACAGGTTAGAATTTCTGGTGAGCCATATATGGATCACCCGATAGAGGTAGCCTCTGTCCTTACTCACCTCAAATTGGACCCTCTGGCTATTGCCACAGGTTTTCTCCATGACACTGTTGAAGATACCCATACAACCATTGAAAAGATAAAAGAGGTCTTTGGCGAAGAGGTTGCCGCACTTGTTGATGGTGTTACAAAAATAAGCAAGATTACATTTAACAGTAAAGAGGAAAAACAGGCAGAAAATTTCAGAAAGATGATTATTGCCATGTCAAAGGATATAAGGATAATCCTTATAAAACTTGCTGACAGACTGCATAATATGCGCACACTGCACGCATTACCTCCTGACAGGCAGATTAAAATAGCACAGGAAACCCTTGATATATACGCCCCTCTGGCAAATAGACTGGGAATAGGATGGATAAAAACTGAACTGGAAGACCTTGCCCTTCGGCACATAAATACCGAAAAATATAAAGAGATTGAGGCAAAACTGGCAAAAGGGAAGATAGAGAGAGAACACTATATTAAAGAGGTAATAGATATACTTGAAAAGACCATTAAAGGGCATGGGCTGGAAGCAGATATAACAGGCAGACAAAAGCACACCTACAGCATCTTAAGAAAAATGGAAAATGATGGGGTGGATATTGAGCATATATTTGATATTATTGCGTTCAGGATTGTTGTTGGTTCAATAACTGAATGTTATCATGCCCTTGGGATAATCCACAATTTATGGAAACCTGTCCCGGGAAGGATTAAGGATTTTATAGCAATCCCAAAACCCAATATGTACCAATCTCTTCATACAACTGTGGTAGGACCCCGCGGTGACAGGATAGAGATTCAGATACGCACCCATGAGATGCATAAGATAGCAGAATACGGTATAGCAGCCCACTGGAGATACAAAGAGGGGAGGTCTATCCCTGACAAGGATGATAAGAGGTTTGCATGGTTAAGACAGTTAATGGAATGGCAGAAGGAATTAAAAGACCCTGCAGAATTTATGGAAACAGTAAGGGTTGATCTGTTTCAGGATGAGGTTTTTGTGTTCACGCCTAAGGGTGATGTTAAAGAATTCCCAAAAGACGCAACCCCTGTTGATTTTGCATACAGCGTCCACACTGACATCGGGCATAGGTGTAGTGCTGCAAAGGTAAACGGCAGACTTGTACCTCTTAAATCTACACTGAAAAATGGCGATGTGGTAGAGATTATTACATCTTCTAATCATAACCCAAGCAAAGACTGGCTAAAGTTTGTTGTAACATCAAAGGCAAAAACCAATATAAGACAGTGGATAAAGATAGAAGAAAGGGGAAAGAGTATTGCACTTGGGAAGGAGATGTGTGAAAAGGAATTTAAGAAATATGAACTGGACATTAACAGGATGCTGAAGGATGGAACACTGGAAGATACTGCAAAGACTCACTTTAATATGAATGATGCAAATGGTCTCCTTGCAGGTATTGGTTATGGAAAGATTTCCGCAATCCAGATTCTTGGAAAGATACTGCCGTCCGAGAGATTGAAACCCGAAACTGAAAAAGGCATTTCAAAATTCAAAAAGGTTTTACAAAGAATCAGAAAACCTGCATCAGGAGATGGTATAATTATAAAGGGTATAGATAATGTTATGATAAGATTTGCAAAGTGCTGCAATCCACTTCCGGGCGATAAGATTATTGGTTTTGTAAGCAGAGGCAGAGGTGTTACAATACATGCACGGCTCTGTCCAAATGTCATGGATACAGACCCTGAACGACGGATTGAGGCAGATTGGGGAAAGGGTCCCAATGTATCCCGTCCTGCAAGGATAACCGTAGTGTGTCATGATACAAAAGGTGTGCTTGCTGATATGAGTGCTGTAATAGCAGAAAAAGAGGCAAATATATCTAGTGCAGATGTAAATACAACACCGGATAAAAAGGCAATTTGCACATTTGAGATTCAGGTAAATGACCTTGAACATCTCAATAATGTAATAAAGTCTTTACAGCAGATAAAAAAGGTTATAAAGGTTCAAAGGGTAATATCATAG
- a CDS encoding RidA family protein — translation MKKIIRTDNAPAAIGPYSQGVIANGFIFLSGQIPIDHESGEVFKGTIAEQTRLVLRNIEAILNAGNSSLGDVVKTTVYITDINRFSEMNSVYGEFFKEPYPARATIEVSKLPKGVDVEIDVIAVNSEQ, via the coding sequence ATGAAGAAAATAATAAGGACAGACAATGCACCAGCGGCAATAGGACCATATTCTCAGGGAGTAATTGCCAATGGTTTCATATTTTTATCAGGACAGATCCCTATTGACCATGAAAGCGGAGAGGTTTTTAAGGGTACCATTGCTGAACAGACAAGGCTTGTATTAAGGAATATTGAGGCAATCCTGAACGCAGGCAATTCATCTCTGGGAGATGTTGTAAAGACAACAGTTTACATTACAGATATAAACAGATTTTCTGAGATGAATAGTGTATATGGGGAGTTTTTTAAAGAGCCTTATCCAGCAAGGGCAACTATTGAGGTAAGTAAACTGCCAAAAGGGGTGGATGTAGAGATAGATGTGATAGCAGTAAACAGTGAGCAGTAA
- a CDS encoding 50S ribosomal protein L28, whose product MAMVCEICGKGPVFGHNVSHANNKTRKRWNPNLQTIKVLHNGKGKRMRVCTRCVRSGNIQKAA is encoded by the coding sequence ATGGCAATGGTCTGCGAGATATGCGGCAAGGGTCCTGTCTTTGGACATAATGTAAGCCACGCTAACAATAAGACAAGGAAGCGATGGAACCCTAACCTGCAAACTATAAAGGTTTTGCATAATGGCAAGGGTAAAAGGATGCGAGTATGCACCAGATGCGTTAGGTCTGGTAATATCCAAAAGGCAGCCTGA
- the uvrC gene encoding excinuclease ABC subunit UvrC, translating into MTRQRSAVCEVLQDMLIRDKAKDLPVKSGVYLMKDKEGKVLYIGKAKNIRARVGSYFRETSDNRYIVKFLISKAADIEYIVTANEKEAIILEDNLLKKYKPRYNIRLKDDKTYASIKITVQDKFPRIIVTRQIKKDSSRSPLNACGDKYFGPYTSASKVRVTLRLLRKIFPIRTCSDAVMSSRKRPCIDYQIKRCLAPCTGIAAEKDYRNAVNGIVMFLEGRNKELIESLRRQMKEASIRCEFERAAVLRDQIMAVLATLEKQRAALNRPIDADTFGVARKDRDILIGVFNVREGRVYNSSEYIFKDTVLPVDEVVSSFITQYYSMDRYIPDRIILSTAPTESQSIRDWLEDKKGKKIKIIVPKKGDNLNLLKMAETNAIESLDKRQRAEVIAEESVLKTIKDRFRLKNIPERIEAFDISNLSGKLAVGAMVSFKKGKACKEDYRLFRIRCMDEPNDYAMMEEVLSRRYKKDEVKLPLPNLIVMDGGKGQLNICKNVLDKLGLKDIDCIALAKDREKTAAEKAYLPNAKDPVILKQGSSTTLFLRMIRDEVHRFAIKYHKKLRKKQIGSILETIRGIGKKKAKDLLLYFGSIDRIRTAAVEEIIKINGITGQLAEEIKKKLAETDPIWFSKSGFETDEK; encoded by the coding sequence TTGACAAGGCAACGCAGCGCAGTATGTGAGGTATTACAGGATATGCTGATAAGGGATAAAGCAAAAGACCTTCCTGTAAAATCAGGTGTCTACCTTATGAAGGATAAGGAAGGCAAGGTATTGTATATTGGCAAGGCAAAAAACATTAGGGCAAGGGTTGGTTCGTATTTTCGTGAGACATCTGACAATAGATATATTGTAAAATTCCTTATATCAAAGGCTGCAGATATTGAATATATTGTTACTGCAAATGAGAAAGAGGCTATAATCCTTGAAGATAATCTTCTTAAAAAATATAAACCCCGCTATAATATAAGATTAAAAGATGACAAGACCTATGCCAGCATTAAGATTACTGTTCAGGATAAGTTCCCGAGGATTATTGTAACTCGGCAGATAAAAAAAGACAGCAGCCGTTCCCCGCTTAATGCCTGCGGGGACAAGTATTTTGGACCTTATACCTCTGCCAGCAAGGTTAGAGTTACCCTGCGGCTGTTAAGAAAAATCTTTCCAATCCGCACCTGTTCAGACGCTGTAATGTCTTCCAGAAAAAGACCATGCATAGATTATCAGATTAAAAGATGTCTTGCCCCGTGTACAGGTATTGCAGCAGAAAAAGATTACAGAAACGCAGTCAATGGTATTGTCATGTTTTTGGAAGGCAGAAACAAGGAACTCATAGAATCGCTGAGGCGGCAAATGAAAGAGGCATCTATTAGATGTGAATTTGAAAGGGCAGCGGTATTAAGGGACCAGATAATGGCTGTTCTGGCAACACTGGAGAAACAGAGGGCAGCCCTAAACAGACCAATTGACGCAGATACCTTTGGTGTTGCCAGAAAAGACAGGGATATACTCATAGGTGTCTTTAATGTAAGAGAAGGCAGGGTGTATAATAGTTCAGAATATATTTTCAAGGATACTGTCCTGCCTGTGGATGAAGTAGTTTCATCTTTTATTACACAATATTACAGCATGGACAGGTATATACCTGATAGGATAATTTTATCTACTGCCCCGACCGAATCCCAATCAATCAGGGACTGGCTTGAAGACAAGAAGGGTAAAAAGATAAAGATTATTGTGCCTAAAAAGGGGGACAACCTTAATCTTCTAAAGATGGCAGAGACAAATGCCATTGAATCTCTGGATAAACGGCAAAGGGCAGAGGTAATTGCAGAGGAATCTGTGTTAAAAACCATTAAGGACAGGTTCAGATTAAAAAATATCCCTGAAAGGATTGAGGCGTTTGATATATCCAATTTAAGCGGTAAACTTGCAGTTGGTGCAATGGTATCATTCAAAAAAGGTAAGGCATGCAAAGAAGATTACAGGCTCTTCAGAATAAGGTGCATGGATGAGCCAAATGACTATGCTATGATGGAAGAGGTATTATCCAGAAGATATAAAAAAGATGAAGTAAAACTCCCTCTCCCTAACCTTATAGTTATGGACGGCGGGAAGGGGCAATTAAACATTTGTAAAAATGTCCTTGACAAACTTGGCTTAAAAGATATTGATTGCATTGCCCTTGCAAAGGATAGAGAAAAGACAGCAGCAGAGAAGGCATATCTTCCAAATGCTAAAGACCCTGTAATCTTGAAGCAGGGCTCATCCACTACCCTGTTTTTAAGGATGATAAGGGATGAGGTTCACAGATTTGCAATAAAATATCACAAAAAACTGCGGAAAAAACAGATAGGTTCAATTCTGGAAACCATTAGAGGGATTGGTAAAAAAAAGGCGAAGGACCTGCTTCTATACTTTGGCAGTATTGACAGGATAAGAACTGCTGCCGTAGAAGAGATAATAAAGATAAATGGTATAACAGGGCAGTTGGCAGAAGAAATAAAAAAGAAATTGGCAGAGACAGACCCGATTTGGTTTTCTAAATCGGGATTTGAGACAGATGAGAAATAG
- a CDS encoding aminotransferase class IV has protein sequence MRNREMERFIVFLNNSFVPASKANVSIFDRGILYGDGLFETIRAYKGRVFALEQHLKRLSLGAKVLRIPLIHASILKTNVCQNIIQQLLELNNLHDEDSYIRITLTRGVDYGGLMPRNNIKPTMIIVAKPIASNIQKKQKAGIGAITVDFSRAYSKISLVKSLNFLDNVIGSMKAMANGADEAIFLSPDREVLEGTTSNVFIVKDGIIKTPPIKSGILTGITRGFIIDISENMGIRVKETTIKTLDVIKSDEAFITNSIIEVVPLIRLNKKSIGRERPGKITRLLQMEYNKQVKPTRALAHKGA, from the coding sequence ATGAGAAATAGAGAAATGGAAAGGTTTATTGTTTTTTTAAATAACTCTTTTGTCCCTGCCTCAAAGGCTAATGTGAGTATATTTGACAGGGGTATCCTTTATGGCGATGGTCTGTTTGAGACCATACGGGCATACAAAGGAAGGGTTTTTGCCCTTGAACAGCACCTTAAAAGACTCTCTCTCGGGGCAAAGGTTTTGAGGATACCCTTAATACATGCCTCTATTCTAAAGACAAATGTTTGCCAGAATATAATACAGCAACTCCTTGAATTAAATAATCTGCATGATGAGGACAGTTACATCAGGATAACACTAACCAGAGGTGTTGACTACGGCGGTTTAATGCCGAGAAATAACATCAAACCTACAATGATAATTGTTGCAAAACCTATTGCATCAAATATACAAAAAAAACAGAAGGCAGGTATAGGGGCAATAACAGTTGATTTTTCCAGGGCATATTCCAAAATATCTTTAGTTAAATCGTTAAACTTTTTGGATAATGTTATAGGCTCTATGAAGGCAATGGCTAATGGGGCAGATGAGGCAATATTCTTAAGTCCTGATAGAGAGGTTCTTGAGGGCACAACTTCAAATGTATTTATTGTTAAGGATGGTATAATAAAGACCCCTCCTATAAAATCTGGAATCCTGACAGGGATAACAAGGGGATTTATAATAGATATATCTGAAAACATGGGTATACGGGTTAAAGAGACCACTATTAAGACATTGGATGTAATAAAATCTGATGAGGCATTTATTACAAATTCAATCATTGAAGTAGTTCCTTTGATAAGGCTGAATAAAAAGAGCATAGGTAGGGAAAGACCGGGAAAAATAACAAGACTCCTGCAAATGGAGTACAATAAACAGGTGAAACCCACACGAGCCTTGGCTCACAAAGGGGCATGA
- the bamE gene encoding outer membrane protein assembly factor BamE: MKKNYAVLIILFIALSGCATIEKRTEGTRIDKYMVESIKPGATTRKAMLEIFGSPSMVNKKDDGSEEFIYKYVEKKVKVYVQGFIVDEKNAPTTYTTLEIIVKDDIITGYRFVKSSE, from the coding sequence ATGAAAAAAAACTATGCAGTGCTCATTATCCTTTTCATCGCACTATCGGGTTGTGCAACAATTGAAAAAAGGACAGAAGGGACAAGGATAGACAAATATATGGTTGAGAGCATCAAACCGGGTGCGACAACCAGAAAGGCAATGCTAGAGATATTCGGCAGTCCTTCAATGGTAAATAAAAAGGATGACGGGAGTGAAGAGTTTATTTATAAATATGTAGAGAAAAAGGTTAAGGTCTATGTTCAGGGTTTTATAGTAGATGAAAAGAATGCGCCAACCACATATACAACTCTGGAGATAATAGTCAAGGACGATATTATAACGGGCTACAGATTTGTAAAGTCATCGGAGTAA
- a CDS encoding Trm112 family protein — translation MAIDKELLDILACPKCKGDIKLTEKGDGLICDTCRLMYPIKDDIPVMLIDEAVKI, via the coding sequence ATGGCAATTGATAAGGAACTTCTGGACATACTTGCATGTCCGAAATGCAAGGGAGATATAAAACTTACAGAAAAAGGGGACGGACTTATCTGCGACACATGCAGACTCATGTATCCTATAAAGGATGATATTCCGGTGATGCTGATAGATGAGGCAGTAAAGATATGA
- a CDS encoding flippase-like domain-containing protein, with protein sequence MDIKKYIYLILKISVSAMLIMFLVRKADANSVMAVLYSMNLMIFAFSIILYALIQVISAYRWSLFLPKAGIDMPFQKLVSLYYIGMFFNIFLPTAIGGDVVKTYYLYKISGRGGNSLASVFLDRFTGFFALVIIASVSLIFGYSYVKDTYAPVFIITLAIVFFLSCLVLWNKNIHNIALAITSKIRLFAINEKIESIYRAVMVYKDEPLILLRAITISFIIQMIGIAISFLISKGIGMSVSLGYFYLFVPIAVTISMLPISVSGLGLREGAFVYLFTKVGATDAQALSVSLAVFLIMVLLGLGGGIEYIRHGSVKDTVK encoded by the coding sequence ATGGATATTAAAAAATATATATATCTGATACTTAAGATATCAGTTAGCGCCATGCTGATTATGTTCTTGGTCAGAAAGGCGGATGCAAATAGTGTAATGGCGGTTTTGTACTCTATGAACCTTATGATATTTGCATTCAGTATTATCTTGTATGCGCTTATTCAGGTTATCTCTGCATACCGCTGGTCCCTGTTTCTACCAAAGGCAGGGATTGACATGCCTTTCCAAAAACTGGTTTCACTTTATTATATAGGCATGTTTTTCAATATATTCCTTCCAACAGCAATAGGCGGGGATGTTGTAAAGACATACTATCTTTATAAGATTTCAGGCAGAGGAGGGAATTCCCTTGCATCTGTATTTCTGGACAGGTTTACTGGTTTTTTCGCCCTTGTGATTATTGCCTCTGTTTCACTTATCTTCGGGTATAGTTATGTTAAAGACACATATGCCCCTGTTTTTATAATAACCCTTGCAATAGTGTTTTTTCTGTCATGTCTTGTTTTGTGGAATAAAAACATTCATAATATTGCCCTTGCCATAACAAGCAAGATAAGGCTCTTTGCTATAAATGAAAAGATTGAATCCATCTATCGGGCTGTGATGGTCTATAAGGACGAACCGCTGATTTTGCTGCGGGCAATTACTATATCGTTCATTATACAGATGATAGGTATTGCAATATCCTTTCTAATATCAAAAGGTATTGGTATGAGTGTGTCTCTTGGATACTTTTACCTTTTTGTTCCCATTGCAGTAACTATTTCAATGCTCCCTATTTCAGTGTCAGGACTTGGTTTAAGGGAAGGGGCATTCGTTTATCTCTTTACAAAGGTTGGGGCAACAGACGCGCAGGCATTAAGCGTCTCACTTGCTGTTTTTTTAATAATGGTCTTGCTTGGTCTGGGAGGGGGTATTGAATATATAAGGCATGGAAGTGTAAAAGACACAGTCAAATGA
- a CDS encoding glycosyltransferase family 2 protein, whose translation MDKVSIVIPVYNEEENISLLYQSIKKVMDSLKMDYETIFVDDGSIDNSFSILEDMQRGDERVVVISFRRNFGQTAAMAAGFDYAGGDIIITMDADMQNDPEDIPKLIDAIKDADIVSGWRKNRKDRFLTRRLPSMFANWLISRVTGVYLHDYGCTLKAYRKEVIKNIKLYGDMHRFIPAVASWFGVRIKEVETKHHPRRFGKSKYGISRTIRVILDLLTVKFLQSFSTRPIHAFGPAGLVFGVLGFLISLYLAVQKIVFGYDIGGRPLLLLGILLIILGVQFIIMGLLGEMLARVYHESQSKPIYVVKRVIR comes from the coding sequence TTGGATAAGGTCTCTATAGTAATCCCTGTTTATAATGAAGAAGAAAACATATCACTTCTTTATCAATCCATTAAAAAGGTAATGGATTCTCTCAAGATGGATTATGAGACTATCTTTGTGGATGACGGCTCAATAGACAACAGTTTTTCTATCCTTGAAGATATGCAGAGGGGAGATGAGAGGGTTGTTGTTATAAGTTTCAGGAGAAACTTCGGACAGACCGCAGCAATGGCGGCAGGTTTTGATTATGCAGGAGGCGATATTATCATTACAATGGATGCGGACATGCAGAACGACCCTGAAGATATTCCAAAACTTATTGATGCAATCAAAGATGCAGACATAGTCAGCGGATGGCGGAAGAATAGAAAGGATAGATTCCTTACACGTAGACTCCCTTCAATGTTTGCAAATTGGCTTATATCAAGGGTTACAGGGGTCTATCTGCATGACTACGGCTGCACATTAAAGGCATACAGGAAGGAGGTTATTAAAAACATAAAACTCTACGGAGATATGCACAGGTTTATACCTGCTGTTGCAAGTTGGTTTGGCGTCAGGATAAAAGAGGTAGAAACAAAGCACCATCCAAGGAGATTCGGAAAATCAAAATACGGCATATCAAGGACTATTCGGGTGATTCTTGACCTTCTGACTGTAAAGTTTCTGCAGAGTTTTTCAACCCGCCCAATCCATGCATTCGGTCCTGCAGGGCTTGTATTTGGAGTTTTAGGGTTTTTGATTTCATTATATCTGGCAGTCCAGAAGATTGTTTTTGGTTATGATATTGGTGGCAGACCGCTGCTTCTTTTAGGGATATTACTTATAATTTTAGGTGTGCAGTTTATTATTATGGGGCTTCTTGGTGAGATGCTGGCAAGGGTATATCATGAATCACAAAGTAAGCCGATATACGTTGTCAAAAGGGTTATAAGATAG
- a CDS encoding glycosyltransferase family 39 protein has product MQYRKYFIIYLTSITIFRLIYIWLGPLDLSPDEAHYWEWSRRLDLSYYSKGPVIAYLIAFFTAIGGNNEFSVRLGAVLISIFVSLLLFVLTRDIFKSERAGFYAAILPALTPLYSAGAVLMTIDAPFILFWGLAVYVFRRGVMEQRSENSYHASRITHHGIYWYLLGIIIGLGLLTKYTMALIYPCIFLFLLLSKTDRFWLKRKEPYVALILSIVVFSPVIIWNIQHDWVTVRHTLGQAHISDGLKISLKDFAGFVGSQFGVITPFIFIGLCYGIWKMGGKGFKNGDRDALLLFLMSAPILFFFLSKSIHAKVQANWAAPAYFTAFIAAGGVIESRVKSQESRVWLRIFLAIALITGGIITIIAHDTRVLNIVNINNDPANRLVGWEELGRKVGVVYNEMHKDGDVFIFSDSYQIASELAFYVDGNPVTYNVNLGRRMNQYDIWQDFDTNKGKNAVYVKNGDAGLDQRISAVFLSCEKEPLIRIYRGSKAREFSIFKCYGFNGIKNTESGKW; this is encoded by the coding sequence TTGCAATACAGAAAATATTTCATAATCTATTTAACCTCTATCACAATTTTTCGCCTTATCTATATATGGCTGGGTCCCCTTGACCTTTCGCCTGATGAGGCACACTACTGGGAATGGTCAAGAAGGCTTGATTTAAGTTACTACAGCAAGGGTCCTGTGATTGCCTACCTGATAGCCTTTTTTACAGCAATTGGCGGTAATAATGAGTTTTCTGTCAGGCTCGGAGCGGTCTTAATCTCTATATTTGTAAGCCTCCTTTTGTTTGTTTTGACAAGGGATATATTTAAAAGCGAGAGGGCAGGATTTTATGCTGCTATTCTGCCTGCATTAACCCCGCTTTATTCAGCAGGTGCAGTTCTTATGACAATAGATGCGCCGTTTATACTTTTCTGGGGTCTGGCAGTGTATGTGTTTAGAAGGGGAGTGATGGAACAGCGGTCAGAAAATTCTTATCACGCATCACGCATCACGCATCACGGCATTTACTGGTATCTTCTCGGCATTATCATTGGACTTGGACTTTTAACAAAGTATACAATGGCACTTATATATCCGTGTATCTTTTTGTTTCTATTGCTTTCAAAGACAGATAGATTCTGGTTAAAAAGAAAAGAGCCTTATGTTGCCCTTATCCTTAGTATTGTTGTATTCAGTCCTGTTATTATCTGGAATATTCAGCATGACTGGGTTACTGTAAGGCATACCTTAGGGCAGGCACACATATCAGATGGTTTGAAGATTTCTTTAAAGGATTTTGCAGGGTTTGTTGGTTCGCAATTTGGTGTAATAACCCCTTTTATATTTATCGGGTTATGTTATGGCATCTGGAAGATGGGGGGCAAGGGTTTTAAAAATGGTGATAGGGATGCCCTTCTCCTTTTTTTAATGTCTGCACCAATTCTTTTCTTTTTCCTTTCAAAGAGTATTCATGCAAAGGTTCAGGCAAACTGGGCAGCGCCTGCATATTTTACAGCATTCATTGCTGCAGGCGGTGTTATAGAGTCAAGAGTCAAGAGTCAAGAGTCAAGAGTCTGGCTTCGTATTTTCCTGGCCATTGCACTGATAACAGGAGGCATTATAACAATTATTGCCCATGATACCAGAGTCCTTAATATAGTAAATATAAACAATGACCCTGCAAACAGACTGGTTGGTTGGGAGGAACTTGGTAGAAAGGTTGGAGTTGTATATAATGAGATGCATAAAGACGGTGATGTATTCATATTCAGCGACAGTTATCAGATTGCAAGTGAACTTGCATTTTATGTGGATGGCAATCCTGTCACTTACAATGTGAACCTCGGCAGAAGGATGAACCAATATGACATCTGGCAGGATTTTGATACCAATAAAGGTAAAAATGCGGTATATGTTAAAAATGGCGATGCAGGACTTGACCAAAGGATTTCTGCAGTTTTTTTAAGTTGTGAAAAAGAACCGCTGATTAGAATTTATAGAGGTAGTAAGGCAAGAGAGTTCAGTATATTCAAGTGCTATGGATTTAATGGCATTAAGAATACTGAAAGCGGCAAGTGGTAA